One stretch of Schizosaccharomyces pombe strain 972h- genome assembly, chromosome: III DNA includes these proteins:
- the csl4 gene encoding exosome subunit Csl4 → MNLVLPGQVVARGAPNGEGTVKRGDYIISTRTGIFDPEKNSVTYPRKVEETAVLPNVGSIVLARVSRINARQATVNISVVDDVCTKDEFQGVIHVQDIRATEKNKVKVQNSFRPGDIVRALVISLGDGSSYFLTTARNDLGVIFAQSSETGEQMFPVDYQHMQTKSGYTEMRKCAKPILDE, encoded by the coding sequence ATGAATTTGGTTCTCCCTGGACAGGTGGTCGCGAGAGGGGCTCCTAACGGTGAAGGAACGGTAAAGAGAGGAGATTATATTATTTCCACACGAACTGGCATCTTTGATCCAGAGAAAAATTCTGTAACGTACCCAAGAAAAGTTGAAGAGACAGCCGTTTTACCTAATGTCGGATCTATTGTTTTAGCTCGCGTCAGCAGGATCAATGCTCGTCAAGCAACTGTAAACATCTCAGTCGTTGACGATGTCTGCACCAAAGATGAATTTCAAGGGGTAATACATGTGCAGGATATTAGAGCTACtgagaaaaataaagtcaAAGTGCAAAATTCATTCCGACCGGGTGATATTGTCAGAGCACTTGTAATTTCACTTGGAGACGGCTCTTCGTACTTTTTAACAACAGCTCGAAATGATCTTGGTGTGATTTTTGCTCAGTCTAGTGAAACAGGAGAGCAAATGTTTCCGGTGGATTATCAGCATATGCAAACAAAATCAGGATATACGGAAATGCGTAAATGTGCTAAACCTATATTAGACGAATAA
- the opt3 gene encoding OPT oligopeptide transporter family protein produces MKTPKFITYVTRGFKGLESKSVENNKDHIVENSSPIASKFHEFDEQKKSFEIINYAGHEKFVDDITERESSVPGNAVYDITVRDIDAIVPVTDDVDIPASTFRMWILAFGLATVIAGVDAFFLMRYPSVSIAAIVALLVAYPLGQLWYYIIPQWEIKLPRGIRVSLNPGRFNRKEHACLYIFVNICVSAKLVNTLIIEQIKFFGVNIGIGRAILFNLCSYLSSFGWSGLALPILVYPPTLIWPSVLSSCALFKIFHDNDNTKACNWTISRLRYFFIVFVASFIWYWFPDLIFPALSSLGAWISWCKPSSAVLSQIFGVKTGLGLFPLTLDWAQISSLSNPLITPWWATCCIFTSFVFWIWIVLPGLYYQNYWQVAHFPIMTNSIYTVSGKSYDAQKVVDSKWELVTQKYQEYSPVMLPIAFIINIALSLGAFSSMMISFFLRFPTDVIQPICHVFKYSDIHTKLLKKYKRVHWGFYLASIIVSLGLGFAFTEGWHDIQIRSYGFVVSMVIGAALYIPLSLIESRSSFTISMQAFFEIVAAFWFNGQPMALLYFYSFGFGTLQHAMHMTQSAKIGHYMKVPPRLVAALLFTSGIWSSLVNSAVTGWIMYHVRDVCTSNAENNMTCRSPKTQFNSHLIWGLVGNHIFSSDGRYSFVMWFFLVGAVVSVVVYLLQISFPKSSWKHVNPALLLGGAAQIPSVTGINYSTWAAVAFCFNYLIRRGYYSWWKKYNLITAAAMDCGVAIAGLFIYFCVVYTGGSSNFSWWGTTVSSAGCDKKGCAHLSVSDISKPSGW; encoded by the exons ATGAAAACTCCAAAATTTATCACTTACGTTACTCGTGGTTTCAAAGGACTTGAATCGAAAAGCGTTGAAAACAACAAAGACCATATCGTAGAAAACTCGAGCCCTATCGCCTCGAAATTTCATGAATTCGATGagcaaaagaaatcttttgaaatcaTAAATTATGCTGGTCACGAAAAGTTTGTTGACGACATTACTGAAAGAGAATCCTCAGTACCAGGAAATGCTGTTTACGATATTACCGTCAGGGACATTGATGCAATTGTACCTGTAACGGACGATGTTGATATACCCGCATCGA CTTTCAGGATGTGGATACTGGCATTTGGTCTTGCTACCGTTATTGCAGGCGTTgatgctttctttttgatgCGTTATCCTTCGGTCTCCATTGCAGCTATCGTTGCTCTTCTTGTAGCATATCCATTGGGTCAGCTCTGGTATTATATTATTCCACAGTGGGAAATAAAACTCCCAAGGGGTATACGTGTTTCACTTAATCCAGGGAGATTCAACCGAAAGGAACATGCCTGCCTATATATATTCGTCAACATTTGTGTCTCCGCAAAACTAGTTAACACTTTAATTATCGAACaaataaagttttttggaGTTAACATCGGAATTGGTAGAGCcattttattcaatttatgTAGTTATCTTTCGTCATTCGGATGGTCAGGTCTCGCTTTGCCAATTCTAGTGTATCCGCCAACATTGATTTGGCCTTCTGTTTTGAGTAGCTGCGCACTTTTCAAGATATTTCACGACAATGATAATACTAAGGCCTGCAACTGGACAATCTCTCGGCTTCGTTACTTTTTCATAGTTTTTGTTGCTTCTTTCATATGGTATTGGTTTCCTGATCTGATCTTTCCTGCTTTAAGCTCCTTGGGTGCTTGGATCAGTTGGTGTAAGCCTTCCAGTGCAGTTCTATCTCAAATATTTGGGGTAAAGACTGGACTGGGTCTTTTCCCTCTTACGCTCGACTGGGCCCAAATTTCCAGTTTAAGTAATCCTTTGATCACTCCCTGGTGGGCTACATGTTGTATTTTTACATCCTTTGTGTTTTGGATTTGGATTGTACTTCCAGGGCTTTACTATCAAAATTACTGGCAAGTTGCGCATTTCCCCATTATGACTAACAGTATTTACACTGTTTCGGGGAAAAGTTATGATGCTCAAAAAGTGGTTGATTCGAAATGGGAGTTGGTAACTCAAAAGTATCAAGAATATTCTCCGGTTATGCTTCCTATTGCTTTCATCATAAACATAGCCTTGTCATTAGGcgcattttcttcaatgaTGATATCTTTTTTCCTTCGTTTTCCTACCGATGTCATTCAGCCAATCTGTCAcgtttttaaatattcagACATTCACActaaacttttaaagaaatataagCGTGTTCATTGGGGATTTTATTTGGCATCAATAATAGTTTCCTTAGGATTAGGCTTCGCTTTTACAGAAGGATGGCATGATATTCAGATTAGATCTTATGGATTTGTGGTCTCCATGGTTATTGGAGCAGCTTTGTACATACCGCTTTCATTAATCGAGTCTCGTTCCAGCTTCACTATAAGTATGCAGGCTTTTTTCGAAATAGTGGCGGCTTTCTGGTTTAATGGACAACCTATGGCATTGCTCTACTTCTACTCATTTGGATTTGGGACATTACAGCACGCTATGCATATGACTCAAAGCGCCAAAATTGGCCATTATATGAAAGTCCCCCCACGGTTAGTCGCTgctcttttgtttacaagtGGAATTTGGTCATCTCTGGTTAATTCCGCAGTAACTGGTTGGATCATGTATCACGTTAGAGACGTGTGTACTTCAAATGCGGAAAATAACATGACTTGCCGATCTCCAAAAACTCAATTCAATAGTCATCTTATCTGGGGGTTAGTTGGGAATCacattttttcatcagATGGTCGCTATTCATTTGTAATGTGGTTTTTCCTTGTAGGTGCTGTCGTTTCAGTTGTTGTTTATTTGCTTCAGATAAGTTTTCCTAAAAGCTCTTGGAAACATGTCAATCCAGCTCTCCTCCTAGGCGGCGCTGCTCAGATACCGAGTGTCACAGGAATCAACTATTCAACCTGGGCTGCAGTCGccttttgtttcaattatttaattcGTCGTGGTTATTATTCGTGGTGGAAGAAATATAACTTGATAACTGCTGCTGCAATGGATTGCGGAGTCGCCATTGCTGGACTATTCATATATTTTTGCGTTGTATATACTGGTGGTTCAAGTAACTTTAGCTGGTGGGGAACGACTGTAAGTTCGGCGGGATGTGACAAAAAAGGTTGTGCTCATTTATCTGTTTCGGATATTAGCAAACCTTCTGGATGGTGA
- the vma8 gene encoding V-type ATPase V1 subunit D, whose translation MASKQRENVFPTRMTLTTMKTRLKGAQTGHSLLKRKSEALKKRFREIVVNIEQAKQKMGRVMQIAAFSMAEVGFAMGNNINFEIQQSVKQPRLRVRSKQENISGVFLPTFEMNLDESIDDFQLTGLGKGGQQIQKARQVYEKAVETLVQLASYQSAFVLLGDVLQMTNRRVNSIEHIIIPRLENTIKYIESELEELEREDFTRLKKVQKTKENAEKADSVTKEEHQGGSNTLQQTKDVGGAIAPAAEVGKEVINEVENSKDDTYSLPSTSTDDEEENDSDEEVIF comes from the exons ATGGCTTCCAAACAAAGAGAAAATGTGTTCCCAACGAGAAT GACCCTGACGACTATGAAAACACGTCTTAAGGGCGCTCAAACCGGTCATTCTTTGTTGAAGAGAAAGTCTGaagctttgaaaaagcGATTTCGTGAAATAGTAGTAAACATTGAGCAA gcaaaacaaaagatgGGCCGTGTGATGCAAATTGCTGCCTTTTCGATGGCCGAAGTTGGATTTGCCATGGgcaataatattaatttcGAAATCCAACAATCAGTCAAGCAACCTCGTCTGCGTGTACGATCAAAGCAAGAAAATATTAGTGGTGTATTCCTTCCTACTTTCGAGATGAATTTGGATGAGAGCATAGatgattttcaattaacTGGTCTTGGAAAAGGTGGCCagcaaattcaaaaagctCGTCAGGTTTATGAAAAGGCAGTGGAAACACTAGTTCAACTGGCATCTTACCAGTCCGCTTTTGTCTTACTTGGTGATGTTTTGCAAATGACAAATCGTCGTGTAAATTCAATTGAACACATTATTATTCCTAGACTTGAGAATACTATTAAGTACATCGAATCTGAATTAGAAGAACTAGAACGTGAAGATTTTACTAGGTTGAAGAAAGTACAGAAGACCAAGGAGAATGCTGAAAAAGCAGATTCCGTTACTAAAGAAGAGCATCAAGGTGGCAGCAATACTTTACAACAGACAAAAGACGTCGGCGGAGCGATTGCACCAGCTGCTGAGGTTGGAAAGGAAGTCATTAATGAGGTCGAGAATAGCAAGGATGACACCTATTCTTTACCCTCTACTTCTACGGacgatgaagaagaaaacgatTCTGATGAAGAAGTCATCTTTTAA
- the yme1 gene encoding i-AAA protease Yme1, which translates to MSRVLHPIFLFGKTSFLYSGCSKFGGRLFNNSIVHGWLRTRSYALASGLHPLRKQKLAHFEDLANANMSDPYMQAKLYKELADNFPEAIISRYETQGVARNSACDRYYQEALRKKSWSRSLSNNISLSQSSSSPATSSFSDPKAFSAGVPKFTSDTSSTVSSTPSLNHSLQNSMPPSTPTPPPVWAPTIVSSALGTSSKTPVYVVVDEPRFTKFFRIFKFIAGLSVASYFVLLGMSIFAETSGLNNIMTNTTEQEPMEERAINVRFSDVQGVDEAKEELEEIVDFLRDPTHFTRLGGKLPRGVLLTGPPGTGKTMLARAVAGEANVPFFFMSGSQFDEMYVGVGAKRVRELFAAARKQAPSIIFIDELDAIGQKRNARDAAHMRQTLNQLLVDLDGFSKNEDLAHPVVFIGATNFPESLDPALTRPGRFDRHIHVPLPDVRGRLAILLQHTRHVPLGKDVDLSIIARGTSGFAGADLANLINQAAVYASKNLSTAVSMRDLEWSKDRILMGAERKSAFITPENKLMTAYHEGGHALVALFTKNAMRPYKATIMPRGSSLGMTISLPDMDKDSWTREEYLAMLDVTMGGRAAEELLYGKDKITSGAHNDIDKATQVARRMVTEFGMSDRIGPVSLEAEMDNLSPATRALVESEIKSLLEASYERSLSLLKSHKKELDALATALVDYEFLTAEEMNRVVKGDRDLLRNKLS; encoded by the coding sequence GGAAAGACAAGTTTCTTGTATTCCGGATGCTCAAAATTCGGAGGACGGTTGTTTAACAATAGCATTGTTCATGGATGGCTACGAACTCGGAGCTATGCATTAGCTTCGGGGCTTCATCCCCttagaaaacaaaagcttgcgcattttgaagatttgGCAAATGCTAATATGTCAGACCCATATATGCAGGCTAAATTGTATAAGGAGCTAGCTGATAACTTCCCCGAAGCAATTATAAGCCGTTATGAAACACAAGGAGTTGCCAGGAACTCCGCATGTGATCGATATTATCAAGAGGCTTTGCGAAAAAAATCGTGGAGCAGAAGTTTATCGAACAACATATCCTTATCTcaatcatcttcttcaccTGCCACCTCTAGTTTCAGTGATCCAAAAGCATTTTCGGCAGGCGTACCAAAATTCACATCCGATACATCTTCTACCGTTTCCTCGACTCCTTCACTTAATCATTCTTTGCAAAATTCCATGCCACCTTCGACTCCTACTCCACCTCCGGTATGGGCACCCACGATTGTTTCATCAGCATTGGGCACAAGTAGTAAAACTCCTGTCTATGTGGTAGTTGATGAACCGagatttacaaaatttttcagaatttttaaattcattgcTGGTCTTAGTGTGGCCTCCtattttgttcttttaGGAATGAGTATTTTTGCTGAAACTTCAGGTCTTAACAATATAATGACCAACACTACTGAGCAAGAACCTATGGAGGAGCGAGCTATTAATGTTCGCTTCTCTGATGTTCAAGGTGTTGACGAGGCCAAGGAGGAACTGGAGGAAATCGTTGATTTTTTGCGCGATCCTACTCATTTTACACGGTTGGGAGGTAAATTGCCTAGAGGTGTTTTGCTTACAGGACCACCCGGAACTGGAAAAACAATGCTTGCTAGGGCTGTTGCTGGAGAGGCAAATgttccttttttctttatgaGTGGCAGTCAGTTTGACGAAATGTATGTAGGTGTTGGTGCCAAACGAGTTCGAGAATTGTTCGCTGCCGCTAGAAAGCAAGCTCCTTCCATTATATTTATCGATGAATTGGATGCTATTGgacaaaaaagaaatgcaCGAGACGCCGCTCATATGAGACAGACTTTGAACCAATTGCTAGTTGATTTAGACgggttttcaaaaaatgaagatttaGCTCATCCAGTCGTTTTTATTGGTGCTACGAATTTCCCCGAAAGTTTGGATCCTGCGCTAACTCGTCCAGGGCGTTTCGATCGCCATATACATGTTCCTTTACCCGATGTTAGAGGGCGTCTGGCAATCTTACTGCAGCATACACGACATGTACCTCTCGGCAAGGATGTCGATCTCAGCATTATTGCAAGAGGAACCTCTGGGTTTGCTGGGGCTGATCTAGCTAACCTAATCAACCAAGCTGCTGTCTATGCCAGTAAAAACTTATCAACCGCAGTCAGTATGCGTGATTTAGAATGGTCAAAAGATCGAATACTTATGGGTgctgaaagaaaaagtgcATTCATTACTCCAGAAAATAAGCTAATGACTGCCTATCACGAAGGTGGACATGCATTAGTAGCTTTATTTACCAAAAATGCTATGAGACCCTACAAGGCTACTATTATGCCTAGAGGTAGTAGTTTGGGAATGACGATTTCCTTACCAGATATGGATAAAGATAGCTGGACGCGTGAAGAATATCTTGCTATGCTTGACGTCACCATGGGCGGTCGCGCCGCAGAGGAGCTTTTGTACggaaaagataaaataacGTCTGGTGCACATAATGATATAGACAAGGCTACTCAAGTTGCACGCCGTATGGTAACGGAGTTTGGAATGTCTGACCGCATTGGCCCGGTTAGTTTGGAAGCTGAAATGGATAATCTCTCACCTGCTACGAGAGCGCTAGTGGAATCAGAAATCAAGTCTTTGCTTGAGGCGTCATATGAACGTTCATTATCTTTGCTTAAATCTCACAAGAAAGAGTTAGATGCATTAGCTACTGCTCTAGTCGATTATGAGTTTTTGACCGCTGAAGAGATGAACCGTGTCGTTAAAGGAGACCGTGATTTACTTCGTAATAAGCTAAGTTAA